Genomic segment of Candidatus Protochlamydia amoebophila UWE25:
AAGGCTTGAAACCATAAACTGATAAATTTACCAATTACACTTAAAATAATCAGCAAGACAATAGCAAGTACAAAGATAAAAAAATAAAATTCTGTTCCATTTTCTAACAGATTTTGTAACAATAATGTCGACATAGTTAATTCCTTCGATGAAATTTTATTCTTCTTAATCTTTTTTAAATTGTTTGAGTGGGAAATAAGTTTTTTACAATTAAACTTTCTTCTTGCCCGGAAACGACAACAACCTCTTCTCCTTTACTAATATAGCCAGTCAATGAAATTGCTTGATGCTGTTCCCCATCTATCAAAATATATCCTCCTGGTTTGAGATCGGTAAGTACCATTCCTAATTTTCCAATCGCATTTCGATCGTATTCGGAAGCCTGAAACCCTTTCTGATCTTTTTTTAAATAGATGCTATATTCTTGCCTAGTGTGCACAATACGCCATAAAGTAAACCGGATTAGCAATACCACACAGCTAAATGTAAAAAAAATGTAAAAAATCGTTGCCCAAATTGAATTTATCTGCGAAGTAAATACGATTATACTAGCAATCAAAAAAATTGATCCCAACACTCCCATGATTGCCCCAGGAATATAAAATTCAATAAAAATAAGAGCAAGTCCACATAAAAGAAAAATAGAAGCTATCATAATATATT
This window contains:
- a CDS encoding NfeD family protein, encoding MIASIFLLCGLALIFIEFYIPGAIMGVLGSIFLIASIIVFTSQINSIWATIFYIFFTFSCVVLLIRFTLWRIVHTRQEYSIYLKKDQKGFQASEYDRNAIGKLGMVLTDLKPGGYILIDGEQHQAISLTGYISKGEEVVVVSGQEESLIVKNLFPTQTI